CACGCCCGGGTGCACGACGACCTCGTCACCGACCTGCCAGTCGGTGACGTCCGCCCCGACGGCGTAGACGATGCCCGACGCGTCGGAGCCGCCGACGTGGAAGTCCTCCGGCTCGCCGCGCTTCTGGCGGGTCGCGACCTGGTCCACGGGATAGCCGCGCGCCGCCCAGACGTTGTTGTAGTTCACGCCGGCAGCCATCACGGCGACCAGCACCTCGTCCGGGCCGATCCGGGGCGTGGGCACCATCTCCGGGACGAACGCCGTCGCGGGATCGCCGAAGCGGTCCTGCCGCACGACCTGCGCGTGCATGCGCTCCGGTACGACGCCCAGCGGCGGAAGGGAGCCGATCTCGACCGGCGCGGCACCCGGGGTGACCACGGAGACGCGCTCCTCGTCGCCAACCATCATTCGAACCTCTCCTCTCAGTTCCTGCACGCGTCGCGCAGGAGGCGGAGACCGCGGCCCGGCAGGGGACGCGGTCGTCCACCGAGAGTGCCGAGCCCGACGCGGTGACCTCTATGGGAAGAGAGAGGACTTATCGCGAGACTGGTTGGGGTGTTCCTGAACCTCCCGCGTCAGGCGGCCAGCGCACGGGAGCCGGCCCTTCGTCGGTCGGCGGCGATCATCGCGAGGATCCCCACGGCGGGACCGAGCGCCAGCGCGACGAGCGCGGCGCGCCACGAGACGTGCTCGACCAACTGCGGGACGAGCCACAGCGACACCATCGTGGTGACATAGCCGAAGGCCAGTTGGAGGGACAGCGCTCCGCCGACGTAGTCGGGGTCCGCCGTCTCGGTGACCAGTGCCGAGAACTGGGCCGAGTCGGCGATCACCCAGAACCCCCAGAACGCGCAGAGCAGGACGGTGACGGTCAGCGGGAACGCGTCGTACGTCGCGGCGAGCACCAGCGCCGTGCCTCCCGAGCAGATCAGCGCGGTCAGCGCCGCGCGAGGACGACCCCACCGGTCCCCCAGCACGCCGCCGACGAGACAGCCCGCGGCTCCGGTCCCGATGCACACGAACGCGAGCAGCGCGGCGAGATTGTCGCCGTTCGGACGCTGGGCGACGGACGGCAGCGCGGCGATGAAGACGCCCACTCCGGCCCACATCGCGTAGAGCTCCCACATGTGACCGACATAGCCGAGGTTGGCCAGCACCACGTCCCGGTTGCGCATCGACCTGAAGCCTGCCGCGAGGCTGACCGGACGTCGAGGGAACGGGTGCGCGCCCTCACCCCGGACGACGCAGACGACGAGGCCACCGGCTGCCGAGAGCACGCTCGTGGTCGCGATGACCACGCGCCAGTCCACGCCGCCGACGGCGCCGACGAGGTGCGGGAGTGCCGAGCCGATCGTGAGCGCCCCGATCATGACGCCGAGGGCCTTGCCGCGGCTGCGCAGATACCACGTCGAGACCTCCTTGAGCGCAGGGGGATAGACGCCGGCGAGGAAGATCCCGGTGAGGATCCGCAGCGGGAGGGCCCCTCCCACGCCGTCGCAGAGGAGCAGTCCCGCATTGCATGCCGCGGCCCCCAGTCCGCCGATGCACATGAGCATCCGCCCCGGCACGGCGTCGACGAGGCCGGTCGCTGCGGAGAGCAGAGCTCCGACCACGAAGCCGAGCTGGACGGCGATCGTCAGTGCGGAGGTTTCCGCGGCCCCGAGTCCCCACTCGACCCGGAGCTGAGGCACCACGAAGGTCGCCGAGAACCAGGCGCTCATCGAGAGCAGGGTGCTGGCCGCGATCAGGCCCACGGCCACGACCGGTCGCATGGAGATCCCGGGGGCTCGGGACATCCTCAGCTCTGCCCGGAGAGGTGAGCCGCGACGACGGCGTCCAGGCGGTCCTGGAGGTCTCGCGGATGGTCCGGGTAGGTCGCGGGGCGCTTCTCCAGGAAGGCCGCCACTCCCTCCTGGCCGTCGGCGAGCGGTCGGATCGCCGCGGCGAGCGCCGGCTCGAGAGCCATGCCGACGTCGAGACCTTGACTCCGGGTCACCCGCAGCCCGGTCTTCACGGCGCGCACGACCGCCGGGGACGCCGACGCGATCTGCTTGCCCAGCTCGACGGCGCGGTCGACCGTGTCGGCCGGATCGCAGACCGCGGCGACGAACTGGCAGGCGAGTGCCTCGTCGGCGTCCATCGGCACTCCCGTCGCGAGGAGCTTGAACGCCGTCGGATAGGTGAGGACGTCGAGGATCCGGCTCAGCTGGCCGCCGACCGGCACCAGTCCGATCTTGGCGCCGACCGCACAGAAGCGGGCATTGCGACCGGCGATCCGCAAATCGCAGTTCAAGGCGAGGATGAACCCGGCGGCGTACGCATTGCCGTTGATCGCGCCGATGACGGGCGTGCCGAGCTCGGGTGGAGTGGTGAACGCAGCGTTGGCGACCGGGTCGCCCGCGGTCTCGGGATCCTCGAGCACCTCGCGGAGATCGTGACCGGCGGAGAACGAGGTGGTCCCGGCACCGGTCACCACGATGCACCGCACCGCAGGATCGGCGTCCGCCTCGTGCATCAGCTCCTTGAGGCGGGCGGCCATATCTCCGCTGAAGGCGTTGCGCTTGGGCTCGTTGCAGAGGGTGAGCACGCGAACCGGCCCGTCGTCGTGAGCGTCGACCCTGGGGACGGTGACCGGTTCTACGGTTGTCATGTTCGTGTCTCTCCAGTTGCAGCGCGGCCGATGCCGCTCGGTACTGTCGGCACGTGATCGTGCCTACTTGCCGTTGGCGCCTGCTAGCGCAAGTCCGACAACTTCCGATGCCATCCCTTGCGTACTTCCTGAACTCCCGCCGAGCCGAAGGGGCGTCCGCTCATGGATGAGGGCCACGCCGCGATTCCGCTGCCCGCGACCGAGCTGTCCCCTGACGCGCGTCGACTGGTGGAGCGCCTGCTGCTGCGCCGCGAGGAGTTGGCGCGGGCGATCGTGGCCGACGTCCAGCACGAGGTGGTCGACTACAGCGGCCTCGGACGGCTGACGGTCTCCGACGACATCCTGGCGACGGCCCTGCTCACGATCAGCGATCTCCTCGAGGGACTCTTGGAGGAGGACACCGCGATGCGCGCGAACGTGGAGGCCATCCGGCGCAGCGCGTCCCGACGGGTCCACCAGGAGGTGAGCCTGCCGGCACTGCTCCACAGCTATCGGATCTGGGGTGCGAAGGTCTGGCAGGCGGTGCTCACGGAGGCCGAGGCGGACCCTGCCCTGCAGCAGGGCGCGCTCGAGCTGGTCACACCGATCTTCGCCTACGTCGACCTGCTCTCGATCACGTTGGCGCAGGTCTACGTGGAGGAGTCCGCCGGCGCCTTCCGCGGACGCGACGTGCTGCGCAGCGACGTCCTCGAGAGCCTGCTGCTGGGCAAGGCCCTCTCCGACCGGGCCCGGGTCGAGCTCGCCCGGCTGCACCTCTCGGGGGAGAGCGAGGTCGTCGTGATGCTCGTCCGGCTCACCGATGTCGCGCCGGAACGGCTGCGGGCGGAGTCCCTCGATGTGCTGCAGGCCTGCCGGGACCTCCTCGCCGCCGAGGTGAAGATGCTGCTCGGCGTACGCGACAGCGACGTGCTGTGCCTGGTCCGGCTGGCCAACCGGATGGAGGGCGATCCCCTGGTCGCCGCGGCTCACGAGCTGGCTGCGCGCAACCCGCTCTGGAGGGTCTGCGTCGGACGCCCCCACCAGGGCCTGGACGGCATCCCCCGCTCGTTCCGCGAGGCCCAGGACGCTGCCGCGGTCGCCGCCGCACAGCACCGGCGCGGCCGGGCCGTCCTCTTCTCCGAGGTGATCCTCGACCGGATCCTGGTCCACAGCGAGTACGCCGAGGAGCTGCTCGAGGAGGCGATGCGGCCGTTGGTGGCCTACGACGAGCGGCACTCCGCGGACCTGGTGCCGACGCTGCGCGCCTACGTGACCAACGACCTCAACATGACGCGCACGGCCAAGGACCTCCACGTCAACCCGAACACCGTCGCCTACCGGTTGCGGCGGATCGCGATGCTCACCGGGTACGACCCGACCCACTCGAGCGGAATGGTGACGCTGGCGTTGGCCCTGCGGCTGCTCGACGCCTGAGGGGGCGCGACCACCCGCTGATCAGACGGTCACGGAGATCGTCTCGCCCGGGCGTACCGGCAGGAAGCGATCGCCGAGACCGGCCGCCTCGAAGGCCGCCTGCATCGAGTCGGCACCCTCGGTGAAGTGCCGCCAGCCCTCGGTGTGGCACGGGACGATCCGCTTCGCCTCGACGAGTCGGGCGACCTCGACCATGCCGTCGTTCGGCATCGTGATCATCTCCCCGTCGTTCACCCCGTCGAAGCAGGCGCCACCGCCGTACATCACCACGACGTCGACCGGAGCGATGCGCGCCGCGACCTCCTTGGAGACGTCGAGTGAGTAGTTGTCACCGGTGAGATAGACGGTCGGAGCACCGGGCGCCTCGAGCAGGAAGCCGAGGACCTGTCCCATCACCTGGCACAGGGGCTCGGGACCATGCTGCGCGGGGAGGCCGGTGATCGTCATCGCGCCACCGCCGGGGAGCGGGACCTGCATCGACTCGAACTCGGCGAGCCCGTTGACCTCACCGCCGAGTCGTCCGGCACCGTCCGTGGTGGTGACGACGGTCGCGACGGCGAGCGCGACGGCGCGGCCCGCCGCGTCGAGGTGGTCGATGTGATGGTCGTGGGTGATCAGCACCAGGTCGACGGCGCCGATGTCGCTCGCCGCGATCGCCGGCGTCGTCGTCCTGACCAGTTCGACGCCGTCGTGGTGGTAGGTCTTCGGCGCGTCGAAGGTCGGGTCGACGAGGATGCGCAGTCCGGCGTAGTCGATGACATTGGTCGCTCCGCCGACCAGGGTGTAGGTCAGGTGCACGGTTGTTCCTCCGGTCCGGGGTTCCATCGATGAGGGGATCTGTCGGTTGTCGGACAGCCTACGACTCACCGAACCATGGCCGCACCGGTCTTGTCCAGCGCAGGCGCTACCGGTCGGCGCCCGGCTCCACGAGCGACGGGGGCAGATTGACGATCGAGTGGATCAGCGCGAGGGCGCCCGCCTCGTCACGACGTCGAAGCGCCTGCGCAAAGAGCTGATGGGTCTGGGCGCTCGCCTTGAGCGCGTCCGGGTAGGCCTCGGCCGTCTTGTCGAGATTCGAGCGGATGCGCAGCTTGAACAGGTCGCGGATGCTGCCGTACATCCACTCGTAGAGCGGGTTGTGACTGAGCTTGCACAGCGCCAGGTGGAACTCGTAGTCGTCGTCGAGATAGGTCCCGAGATCGTGCTCGCCCGCGCGAGCCAGCAGACTGTCGGCGAGCTCGACGAAGCGGTCGAGCTCCGCGTCACTCGCCCGCTCGACCGCCAACGACGTCGACGCCCTCTCGATCAGCTCCCGGAACTCGGTGACATGCGGAGTCATGGAGTCGCGCGCGACCAGGGGGCTGACCTCTCGGGAGAGCGACTCGAGCGAGCTGTCGCGCACGAAGGTGCCCTCGCCGACCCGGCTCTCGACCAGACCGAGCGTCGCGAGCTTCTGCAGTGCGGCCCGAACGGACGCGCGGCTGACGCCGTAGCTCTCCGACAGCGCATGCTCGGCCGGCAGCCTCACCCCGGGCTCGAACTCGCCGGCCAGGATGCGCGACATGAGATCGCTGAACACCTGCTGCGCGACGCTGTCGCGATTGATCTTCTCGATCGGGCGTACCACGTTGTGTCTGCTCCTCGGGCGACCGCGCATGTCCGTTGTCCGACAGGAGGGTACGACCTCCGCCGCCCCCAGGGATCGCTGGCTCCCCCGTCGGGCGCCGTGCGATGGTCCAAGTCTAGAACTTTCCGCGCGGACGACGGCGCCGTTGAATGCAGGCATCCATGCCGGACGGTGCGCCGGCCTGCCCTTCGAAGGAGTTCCCATGGACGACATCACCCTCCCCGACACCGCGGTCGACGACTGGGGGGTCCTGAGCGACGGCTACGCACCCTGGCCGCTCGGCGGCCTGGGCGAGACCGGCAGCGTCGCGGCGACGGTCTCCTTCGTCCGCAGCGGCGACCAGCGGATCATCCACGATCCCGGCCTGATCCGGAGCCGCTCGGCCGTCCTCGGCCCGCTCACCGAGCGGGGATTCTCCGCGGCAGAGGTGACCGACGTGGTCATCAGCCACCACCACCCCGACCACGCCCTGAACATCGCCTTGTTCGAGAACGCCCGCACGCATGACGTGTGGGGCATCTACAAGGACGATCAGTGGCACAGCCGGATGGCTGACGGCGCCGAGGTCGCACCCGGGGTGAAGCTCATCCAGACCCCGGGGCACACCGAGCAGGACATCACCACGCTCGTCCTCACCAAGGACGGCCCTGTCGTCTTCACCCACCTGTGGTGGACCGCCACGGTTCCCGAGGAGGACCCGTTCGCAGTCAACGCGGATCTGCTGCACTCCCACCGTGAGCGGATCCTGGGCCTGAACCCGATCCTCATCGTGCCCGGCCACGGCCCCGCCTTCGAGCCGACGAACACCACGCCGCGCTGAGCCTGGTCCTCGGCGTACGAATCCGGCCGGTCTCCCTCGGGGAGACCGGCCGGATCTGGTTGTACCAGTTGTCGAGTAGTCCTACGAGGAGAGTCCGCCGAGCACCTCTGCGGCGGCCCGCTGCCCCGAGCGGACGGCGCCCTCCATGTAGCCGTTCCAGACCTCCGCGGACTCCGCACCTGCCCAGTGGATCCGACCGACCGGCGCGGCGAGGGCCGGACCGAAGCTGGTCCACGCGCCGGCCCCGAGGCGTCCCCCGTAGCAGCCCCGGGTGAACTCCTCGGCCATCCAGTCCTGCTCGACGTAGTCGATGGGGTCTGCCGCCTCCGGGCCGAAGAATGTGACGAGCGACTCGATAGCCAAGTCCTTGCGCTGCTCCGGCGTCAGGTCGGCGACCGCGCGCGCCTCTGCCCCCTCGAAGAAGCCGACGATCACCCCACAGGAGCCGTCATGCGGCGAGTTGTCGAGAGTGACGCTGAGCCCGCCGTCGTCGAAGTTGCTGGCGAGGCCGTTCAGGCCCGCCTCACGCCAGAAGGGCTTCGGGTAGGCGATCTGCGTCTTGATGACCGAGCCCATCGGCATCTGCTGGGTCAGCGCGTCGCGCTGCGCCGGCAGGGCGGGCTCGTAGTCAATCCGCCCGGCCAGAGCCGGCGGAACCGTCACGATCACCCTTCGAGCAGTCACCTCTGCACCGTCTGCATGCACGTGGACGCCGGTGTCGGTCTGCACGATCCGGGTGACGCGCCTGCCGAGTCGAACCACGTCGCCCAGACCTTCGGCCAGGCGTTCGGAGATCTGGTGAGTGCCGCCGACGACACGCTGCTCCTGCGCGCCGCCCGTCGTACTGATGAGGACCTCCAGGCTGGTGTTCGACTTGACGTAGAACAGGAAGTGGAGGAGGGAGAGCTCCGCCGGCTCTGCGGCGAAGACACCACGCACCAGCGCCTGCCAGTACGCCACCGCCTCAGGCTCGGTGGTGTTCGAGCGGACCCACTCCGCGAAGGTGGTGGCGTCCAGGGTGGCCGCCTCCTCGGTGAGCCACGGGGCTGAGAGCGAGACGGTCTCCGCCAGCTCCGCGAGCAGTCCGGCCATCCGGTCGACCTCCGGGGCGGCCGTGGGCGTGAGGCCAAGCTGACTCAGGTCGGTGGCCCGGGTGACCTGACCGCGGAAGAGGGTGATCGGAACGCCGTCGTCGTACGAAGCGAAGGTCTCCAGGCCGAGCTCGCCGACCAGCCCGAGCACCTCGGTGTGGCCCTCAGCGATCCACTGCCCGCCCATCTCGACGGCGACGCCGTTCTTGAGATGGCCGCCCAGGTTACGTCCGGCGACGCGGTCTCTCGCCTCCAGCACGATCACCCTCTGGCCTGCTGCCAGGAGGTCCCGTGCGGCCGTCAGCCCTGCCAGCCCAGCACCTACCACTACGACGTCGCAATCCATCTTGTCCTCAATTTCGGTCGGTTGTCCGACTTACGTTAGGTGGATCACGTTGTCCGTGCAAGAGTTCTCCGGCATTCGAAAAGAGAAGGAGTCCCGTGGCCTACGTCAGAGCAGCCGAGCGCGAGGAGCAGATCGTCGCCGCGACCCTCCGGGTCCTGAGAGCGACCGGCGTCGCGGGTCTGACCCTTCGCGCCGTTGCGACCGAAGCGGGCGTCCCTCTGGGAACGTTGCACTACGTGTTTCCGACGAAGGAGCTGCTCCTGCGGTCCGTGATCGACACCGTGATCCGCGATCTTGCGGCCGTGCTGCGCACGGACGTGGATCTCGATCGCGGCCTCGAGCACGCACTGCGCCAATCGATGATGAACTACTGGCGCCACCTGGTGGAGTCGGATACGAGCGGTCAGATCGTGCAGTACGAGCTCACGACCTACTCCGTGCGTTCAGAGAGCGCCCTGGCTCGCCTGCAGTACGAGTCATACGTGTCGGTCGCGAGCGAGCTGTTTGAGCAAGCAGCGACCGCCGCAGGCGAGGTTTGCGCCATCGCCTTCGATGAGTTGGCCCGGCTCTCCGTGGCGGGCACCGACGGTCTCATTCTCCAGTACCTCGCCGACCCCGCCCACGACCGCGCGATGATCGACTTGGAACGACTTCTCAAGATGTTGCACTCCCTTGCAGCCCCGCAAGCAGGCGGCTGACAAACTGCGAACCGAGATCTGACCTGCCGCGGTCGTCGCGATGCCCGGCATCTCGGCTGCCCGACACATCCCAAGGCGCTGACGTGCACATGCCCCGCGCCTGAGCACGCACACTCGAAGAGACGTTCAGCTCGGTGCGTTCGTTTCGCTCCTGGCAGTCGCCGCTGTCCGGGAGGACGGCGGCCCGACTTACGTAAGCCATGGCTACTGGCGTTGGAAGTCGAGCAGGTTCTAGATCCCGAGTCTCGTCGTAAGACCTCGGAGCCGCCAGCACGATCGCACCAGCACGCTTCGGATCGTTGTCGTCTCGCCCCTCATGACGTCCATTGACGAGTTCACCCACCACTTCCGGCAACGCCCTTCACAACCTCCACACCGAGCGGCACGCATGCTACGAAGGTTCGTAGTTCGGTCCGTCCCCTTGGGACGGGCCGTGCGTCATTTCTGGGGTGATTGACGAGTTGTGACGGGCGGTGACTCGGGCCATGCACGGTGGGGTGAAGTTCTACCGCGGCTGCGCGAAGGCAGCCCGGACCTACGTGGAGGCAGACCGCTCGCGGGCCGATGACTACTACCTGACTGAGGGTTCCGGGGTGGCGCAGCGCTTCGTCGCGACGCGAATTCCTGACGGTGGCACGACCGTCGCCGCGGCCGGCGACCTCGACGGGGACGGGTACGAGGCATGGGTCGCGGGCTACGACACCAACCGGCATCCGAAGGGCCGGCTGCGCACGGACGAGAAGGGGCTGCGGTTCGTCGAAGTCGTTGTCAATGGTCCGAAGACGTGGTCGCTGGCCGCATCGCTGCACCCTGAGATCGGTGACGTGTACGACGCCGTGCAAGAGCGGGCGGCGGTCGAGATCATCGACTGGCTGGCGGAACACTCGACGACCCGGATCGGACCACGCGGACTGCAGGTCCAGGTCCCCGTCGAGAAGCTCGAGGCCGCGGTCGTGCGGCACTACACCTCCCGTGCTGGCGACCCGCACCGCCATCTGCACCTCCAGATCAACGCCCGAGTGTTCGCCCAAGGACGGTGGCGAGGTCTGCACTCGGTCGGGGTCATGGACTCGATCGAGGCCATCAACGGCATCGGTCACGCCGCTGTCATGTGCGACCTCGAGTTCCGTCAGGTTCTTGCTGCCTACGGGTACACGCTCGCCCCCGACTCCGGCGAGATCGCGGAACTGGCTCCGTTCGCCGGCGAGTTCAGCCACCGCGCGGCGCAGATCGGCCGGCACGTCGACCGGTACGAGGCCCAGTGGCGCGCCGAGCACCCCGGCCAAGAGCCCGGCACCGGGCTGCGGCGGGCCTGGGACCGGCGGGCGTGGGCCGAGGCGCGGCCGGACAAGGTGGTCCCGACCGACGGCTCCGAGCTGGTCGCCCGGTGGCGCGAGGAGCTCCACGACCTCGGGTTCCGACCGCCCATCGTTGCCGCAAGGTTGTCGGCTGCCTCGGTCGGAGGGATCGATCGCGACGGCGTCACCGATCTGGTGCTCACCCGGCTCGGGTCACGTCGCTCGTCGTGGAACAGCGCGGACGTCCGCGGCGAGGTCGAACGGATCGTCGCGACCGCCGGCGTCGTCGTAGAACCGGTCGTGCGACGCGAGCTGGTCGAAGACCTCACCGCCCGAACCGTCGGCGCCTGTCTTCGGCTGGTGGACCGTGAAGACGTTCCCGATCACATCCGCTCGCTGACCTCCGAGCGGGTGCTCGCGGTCGAGACGGACCTGATCGGCCTCATCGCGCGGCGCGCTGACCAAGGCGGTCAGGATCCGTCGGCGACGCGACCGGTCCGGATCGGTCCCGTCGTCGCCCGGCGGCGCCTCGACGCCGGTCAGCGGCAGGTGGTCGCGACGCTCGTTGGTCGCAGTCCGTTGGTAGTCGTCGAGGGCGCCGCCGGCGCGGGCAAGACCACCACACTTGCGGCGACCGCTGCAGTCCTCGGGATGGAGGAGCGCCGGATGATGGTGGTGACGCCGACCCTGCGCGCCGCGCGAGTCGCCGAGGCCGAGGTCGGCACCCCGGCGTCGTCCGCAGCTTGGCTGGCCCATCAGTACGGCTACCGGTGGGACGCCGATGGCCGCTGGACACGCGAACCATTCGACGCCCGTGCCGGCCGACATCTCCTCGACCCACGAGCACGACTGACGCCGGGCGACCTGCTGCTCGTCGACGAGGCCGGGATGCTCGACCAGGACACCGCCCACGCCCTGTTCACCATCGCCGACGAGACCGGCGCCCGGCTCGCTCTCATGGGTGACCGCCACCAGCTACCCGCCGTCGGCCGCGGCGGTGTTCTCGACCACGCCACCCGTTGGGCACCCGCCCATGCCCAGGTCGCGCTCGACGCGGTCCACCGGTTCACCGATCCGGCCTACGCCGAGCTGTCCCTGCTGATGCGCACAGGCAACCGTCCGGTGCACGTCTTCGACGAGCTCCTCGGCCGCGGCGCCATCGTCATCCACCGTAGCGACGTCGAACGCACCGCCGCCCTCATCGGGGCCGGGGCCGACGGTGACACCGTCATTACCGACACCCGGGACCAGGTCGCCGACCTCAACGCCGGCATCCGCGACCGCCGCCACGCCGACCACCGCTCCGGCCACGGTGCCGACTCCAGCGACGCTCCGGTCGGTCGCACCCGGTCCGGCGAACCACTCTGGATCGGCGATCAGGTCACCACCCGACGCAACGACCGCGACCTCGACGTCGCCAACCGCGACCGCTGGACCATTACCGGAACCGATCACCATGGCACCCTCCAGATCCGAGGCGACCGAGGCACCCGAGCCCTCCCCCGCGACTACGCACAGGCCCATGTCGAGCTCGCCTACGCCACCACGGTCCACGGCGCCCAGGGCGACACCGTCGACCACGCCCACTTCGCCCTCAACGAGACCACCGGCGCCGCCGCGACCTACGTCGCCATGACCCGCGGCCGGCACTCCAACACCGCCCATCTCGTCGCCGACAGCGTCGAGGACGCCCGTCAGCAGTGGCTCACGACGTTTGCCCGTGACCGGGCCGATCTCGGCCCCGCCCGTGCGCGCGAACGTGCCCTGGACGACATCGACCGCTACGGCCCCACCCCACGCCCAAGGCGACCCGAGTATCAGCTTCCCCTACCCGTCCGGCAGGTTCCCCCCAGCCCGACCATCGGCTTCTGAACCTCCCCGCACCCGTCACCGGCACCGTCACCGGCACCGCGTCAAGACCATCTGG
This genomic interval from Nocardioides kongjuensis contains the following:
- a CDS encoding MBL fold metallo-hydrolase; translation: MHLTYTLVGGATNVIDYAGLRILVDPTFDAPKTYHHDGVELVRTTTPAIAASDIGAVDLVLITHDHHIDHLDAAGRAVALAVATVVTTTDGAGRLGGEVNGLAEFESMQVPLPGGGAMTITGLPAQHGPEPLCQVMGQVLGFLLEAPGAPTVYLTGDNYSLDVSKEVAARIAPVDVVVMYGGGACFDGVNDGEMITMPNDGMVEVARLVEAKRIVPCHTEGWRHFTEGADSMQAAFEAAGLGDRFLPVRPGETISVTV
- a CDS encoding MFS transporter → MRPVVAVGLIAASTLLSMSAWFSATFVVPQLRVEWGLGAAETSALTIAVQLGFVVGALLSAATGLVDAVPGRMLMCIGGLGAAACNAGLLLCDGVGGALPLRILTGIFLAGVYPPALKEVSTWYLRSRGKALGVMIGALTIGSALPHLVGAVGGVDWRVVIATTSVLSAAGGLVVCVVRGEGAHPFPRRPVSLAAGFRSMRNRDVVLANLGYVGHMWELYAMWAGVGVFIAALPSVAQRPNGDNLAALLAFVCIGTGAAGCLVGGVLGDRWGRPRAALTALICSGGTALVLAATYDAFPLTVTVLLCAFWGFWVIADSAQFSALVTETADPDYVGGALSLQLAFGYVTTMVSLWLVPQLVEHVSWRAALVALALGPAVGILAMIAADRRRAGSRALAA
- a CDS encoding PucR family transcriptional regulator; translation: MDEGHAAIPLPATELSPDARRLVERLLLRREELARAIVADVQHEVVDYSGLGRLTVSDDILATALLTISDLLEGLLEEDTAMRANVEAIRRSASRRVHQEVSLPALLHSYRIWGAKVWQAVLTEAEADPALQQGALELVTPIFAYVDLLSITLAQVYVEESAGAFRGRDVLRSDVLESLLLGKALSDRARVELARLHLSGESEVVVMLVRLTDVAPERLRAESLDVLQACRDLLAAEVKMLLGVRDSDVLCLVRLANRMEGDPLVAAAHELAARNPLWRVCVGRPHQGLDGIPRSFREAQDAAAVAAAQHRRGRAVLFSEVILDRILVHSEYAEELLEEAMRPLVAYDERHSADLVPTLRAYVTNDLNMTRTAKDLHVNPNTVAYRLRRIAMLTGYDPTHSSGMVTLALALRLLDA
- a CDS encoding MBL fold metallo-hydrolase, coding for MDDITLPDTAVDDWGVLSDGYAPWPLGGLGETGSVAATVSFVRSGDQRIIHDPGLIRSRSAVLGPLTERGFSAAEVTDVVISHHHPDHALNIALFENARTHDVWGIYKDDQWHSRMADGAEVAPGVKLIQTPGHTEQDITTLVLTKDGPVVFTHLWWTATVPEEDPFAVNADLLHSHRERILGLNPILIVPGHGPAFEPTNTTPR
- a CDS encoding flavin monoamine oxidase family protein, whose product is MEDKMDCDVVVVGAGLAGLTAARDLLAAGQRVIVLEARDRVAGRNLGGHLKNGVAVEMGGQWIAEGHTEVLGLVGELGLETFASYDDGVPITLFRGQVTRATDLSQLGLTPTAAPEVDRMAGLLAELAETVSLSAPWLTEEAATLDATTFAEWVRSNTTEPEAVAYWQALVRGVFAAEPAELSLLHFLFYVKSNTSLEVLISTTGGAQEQRVVGGTHQISERLAEGLGDVVRLGRRVTRIVQTDTGVHVHADGAEVTARRVIVTVPPALAGRIDYEPALPAQRDALTQQMPMGSVIKTQIAYPKPFWREAGLNGLASNFDDGGLSVTLDNSPHDGSCGVIVGFFEGAEARAVADLTPEQRKDLAIESLVTFFGPEAADPIDYVEQDWMAEEFTRGCYGGRLGAGAWTSFGPALAAPVGRIHWAGAESAEVWNGYMEGAVRSGQRAAAEVLGGLSS
- a CDS encoding TetR/AcrR family transcriptional regulator encodes the protein MAYVRAAEREEQIVAATLRVLRATGVAGLTLRAVATEAGVPLGTLHYVFPTKELLLRSVIDTVIRDLAAVLRTDVDLDRGLEHALRQSMMNYWRHLVESDTSGQIVQYELTTYSVRSESALARLQYESYVSVASELFEQAATAAGEVCAIAFDELARLSVAGTDGLILQYLADPAHDRAMIDLERLLKMLHSLAAPQAGG
- a CDS encoding FadR/GntR family transcriptional regulator, yielding MVRPIEKINRDSVAQQVFSDLMSRILAGEFEPGVRLPAEHALSESYGVSRASVRAALQKLATLGLVESRVGEGTFVRDSSLESLSREVSPLVARDSMTPHVTEFRELIERASTSLAVERASDAELDRFVELADSLLARAGEHDLGTYLDDDYEFHLALCKLSHNPLYEWMYGSIRDLFKLRIRSNLDKTAEAYPDALKASAQTHQLFAQALRRRDEAGALALIHSIVNLPPSLVEPGADR
- the mobF gene encoding MobF family relaxase, which codes for MHGGVKFYRGCAKAARTYVEADRSRADDYYLTEGSGVAQRFVATRIPDGGTTVAAAGDLDGDGYEAWVAGYDTNRHPKGRLRTDEKGLRFVEVVVNGPKTWSLAASLHPEIGDVYDAVQERAAVEIIDWLAEHSTTRIGPRGLQVQVPVEKLEAAVVRHYTSRAGDPHRHLHLQINARVFAQGRWRGLHSVGVMDSIEAINGIGHAAVMCDLEFRQVLAAYGYTLAPDSGEIAELAPFAGEFSHRAAQIGRHVDRYEAQWRAEHPGQEPGTGLRRAWDRRAWAEARPDKVVPTDGSELVARWREELHDLGFRPPIVAARLSAASVGGIDRDGVTDLVLTRLGSRRSSWNSADVRGEVERIVATAGVVVEPVVRRELVEDLTARTVGACLRLVDREDVPDHIRSLTSERVLAVETDLIGLIARRADQGGQDPSATRPVRIGPVVARRRLDAGQRQVVATLVGRSPLVVVEGAAGAGKTTTLAATAAVLGMEERRMMVVTPTLRAARVAEAEVGTPASSAAWLAHQYGYRWDADGRWTREPFDARAGRHLLDPRARLTPGDLLLVDEAGMLDQDTAHALFTIADETGARLALMGDRHQLPAVGRGGVLDHATRWAPAHAQVALDAVHRFTDPAYAELSLLMRTGNRPVHVFDELLGRGAIVIHRSDVERTAALIGAGADGDTVITDTRDQVADLNAGIRDRRHADHRSGHGADSSDAPVGRTRSGEPLWIGDQVTTRRNDRDLDVANRDRWTITGTDHHGTLQIRGDRGTRALPRDYAQAHVELAYATTVHGAQGDTVDHAHFALNETTGAAATYVAMTRGRHSNTAHLVADSVEDARQQWLTTFARDRADLGPARARERALDDIDRYGPTPRPRRPEYQLPLPVRQVPPSPTIGF
- a CDS encoding enoyl-CoA hydratase/isomerase family protein, giving the protein MTTVEPVTVPRVDAHDDGPVRVLTLCNEPKRNAFSGDMAARLKELMHEADADPAVRCIVVTGAGTTSFSAGHDLREVLEDPETAGDPVANAAFTTPPELGTPVIGAINGNAYAAGFILALNCDLRIAGRNARFCAVGAKIGLVPVGGQLSRILDVLTYPTAFKLLATGVPMDADEALACQFVAAVCDPADTVDRAVELGKQIASASPAVVRAVKTGLRVTRSQGLDVGMALEPALAAAIRPLADGQEGVAAFLEKRPATYPDHPRDLQDRLDAVVAAHLSGQS